A part of Citrifermentans bremense genomic DNA contains:
- a CDS encoding fumarylacetoacetate hydrolase family protein — MKTARLKGEAKEYRIGKILCIGRNYADHIKELGNETPERPVIFMKPASSVIGEGEEIVIPPYSSDCHHEAELALLIGTGGSNIPAAEALGHLAGYGVAIDLTLRDVQAEQKKKGLPWEIAKGFDTACPLSDFVPRDQVPDPQALNITLSVNGVKRQDGSTGLMIHRIPELVSYLSSIFTLEPGDLVLTGTPAGVGPIKSGDRVVAEITGVGRLEVSVK; from the coding sequence ATGAAGACGGCAAGGCTAAAGGGAGAGGCGAAGGAATACCGGATCGGCAAGATCCTCTGCATCGGGAGGAACTACGCCGACCACATCAAGGAGCTGGGCAACGAGACCCCGGAGCGCCCGGTGATCTTCATGAAACCTGCCTCCAGCGTCATCGGCGAGGGGGAGGAGATCGTCATCCCCCCCTACTCCAGCGACTGCCACCACGAGGCGGAGCTGGCGCTTCTGATCGGCACCGGCGGGAGCAATATCCCGGCCGCCGAGGCGCTCGGGCATCTGGCGGGTTACGGCGTCGCCATCGACCTCACCTTGAGGGACGTGCAGGCGGAGCAGAAGAAAAAGGGGCTTCCCTGGGAGATCGCCAAGGGTTTCGACACCGCCTGCCCCCTCTCCGACTTCGTCCCCAGGGACCAGGTGCCCGACCCGCAGGCGCTCAACATCACCTTGAGCGTCAACGGGGTCAAAAGGCAGGACGGCTCCACCGGGCTCATGATCCACCGCATCCCCGAACTTGTCTCCTACCTCTCCTCCATCTTCACCCTGGAGCCGGGGGACCTGGTGCTGACCGGCACCCCGGCCGGCGTAGGCCCCATCAAGAGCGGGGACCGGGTGGTTGCGGAGATCACCGGGGTGGGGAGACTTGAGGTGTCTGTAAAATAA
- a CDS encoding TIGR01212 family radical SAM protein (This family includes YhcC from E. coli K-12, an uncharacterized radical SAM protein.) — protein MTDSQIHSELRINSYGSYLRRRFSCRVSKVNVDGGFTCPNRDGSRGTGGCIYCDNSSFSPKDTLAVIPIEEQMAAGMAYHRDRLGSRKFIVYFQKFTNTYAPVERLSELYRRALSHPDVVGISVGTRPDSIDDDAIDLLTELARDRYVCVELGLQSIDDAILAGINRGHSFAEYLATVERLAGRGMDICTHLIYGFPGEKRSGFVKGARLLSSLPVTSVKLHQLHAVEGTRLASMYRDGSYVPISLAEYLGGACDFLEELSPRISIQRLYGSAPLSIRVAPNWNLKNNQMWYAVVNELKRRGSWQGCRLEREMRAANG, from the coding sequence ATGACCGATTCCCAGATCCATAGCGAACTCCGCATCAACTCCTACGGCTCCTACCTGAGAAGGCGCTTTTCCTGCCGTGTCTCCAAGGTGAACGTGGACGGCGGCTTCACCTGCCCCAACCGCGACGGCAGCCGCGGCACCGGCGGCTGCATCTACTGCGACAACAGCTCCTTCTCCCCCAAGGACACGCTGGCCGTCATCCCCATCGAGGAGCAGATGGCGGCGGGGATGGCCTACCACCGCGACCGGCTGGGGAGCCGGAAGTTCATCGTCTACTTCCAGAAGTTCACCAACACCTACGCCCCGGTGGAGAGGCTCTCCGAGCTGTACCGGCGCGCGCTTTCGCATCCGGACGTGGTGGGGATCTCGGTCGGGACCAGGCCCGACTCCATCGACGACGACGCCATAGATCTTTTGACCGAGCTGGCCCGCGACCGCTACGTCTGCGTCGAGCTGGGGCTTCAGTCCATCGACGACGCCATCCTCGCCGGGATCAACCGCGGCCACAGCTTCGCCGAGTACCTCGCCACGGTGGAGCGGCTCGCCGGCCGCGGCATGGACATCTGCACCCACCTGATCTACGGCTTCCCCGGCGAGAAGAGGAGCGGCTTCGTCAAGGGGGCGCGGCTCCTGTCGTCGCTCCCGGTGACCTCGGTGAAACTGCACCAGTTGCACGCGGTGGAAGGTACCAGGCTCGCCAGCATGTACCGCGACGGGAGCTACGTCCCCATCTCCCTTGCCGAGTACCTCGGGGGGGCCTGCGACTTCCTGGAGGAACTTTCCCCCAGGATCTCCATCCAGAGGCTCTACGGTTCCGCGCCCCTCTCCATCCGGGTCGCCCCCAACTGGAACCTGAAGAACAACCAGATGTGGTACGCCGTCGTGAACGAGCTGAAGAGGCGCGGCAGCTGGCAGGGTTGCCGGCTTGAGCGCGAGATGCGAGCGGCGAACGGCTAG
- the thiE gene encoding thiamine phosphate synthase codes for MKELESPWIDFNLYLITGREETKGRPLELVVEEALKGGVRAVQYRDKDASSKELYETAHELRRLTSRYGAKLIINDRADIALAVEADGVHIGSASLPIYKVRRILGERKLIGVSCHNQAQAITAQEMGADFITFGPVYYTPSKAPYGDPVGTAKLAAVARTLQIPVFALGGIKLENCVEAAGCGVRGVALISAVLSAPDPREAAKRLIALLPPLEHAE; via the coding sequence GTGAAAGAGCTGGAATCCCCCTGGATAGACTTCAACCTCTACCTGATCACCGGGAGGGAGGAGACCAAGGGGCGCCCCCTCGAGCTGGTGGTCGAGGAAGCGCTCAAGGGGGGAGTGCGCGCAGTACAGTACCGCGACAAGGATGCCTCCAGCAAGGAGCTCTACGAGACGGCCCACGAACTGCGCCGCCTGACCTCGCGCTACGGCGCCAAACTCATCATCAACGACCGCGCCGACATAGCGCTCGCAGTCGAGGCGGACGGCGTCCACATAGGAAGCGCGAGCCTCCCCATCTACAAGGTGCGGCGCATCCTCGGGGAGCGCAAGCTGATCGGGGTCTCCTGCCACAACCAGGCGCAGGCCATCACCGCGCAGGAGATGGGGGCGGACTTCATCACCTTCGGCCCGGTCTACTACACCCCCTCCAAGGCCCCCTACGGCGACCCGGTGGGGACCGCGAAGCTCGCGGCCGTGGCCAGGACGCTGCAGATCCCGGTCTTCGCCCTCGGAGGGATCAAGCTGGAAAACTGCGTCGAGGCCGCAGGGTGCGGGGTGCGCGGCGTGGCGCTCATCTCGGCCGTCCTCTCGGCCCCCGACCCGCGCGAGGCGGCGAAGAGGCTCATCGCCCTTCTCCCTCCCCTGGAGCATGCCGAGTAA
- a CDS encoding thiazole synthase, with the protein MTQTNDKLVIAGREFDSRLMVGTGKYADFQQMVRAIEVSGAQIITVAVRRVNISDRSKESLLDHIDLKKYTLLPNTAGCYTAEDAIRTCRLAREAGLSDFVKLEVLGDEKTLYPNNEELLKAAKVLLAEGFTVLPYTSDDPIICKKLEDMGCAAVMPLGAPIGSGLGIRNPYNIQIILETVKVPVIVDAGVGTASDAAIAMELGCDGVLMNTAIAGAKDPVAMAEAMNCAVRAGRLAYLAGRIPRKLYASASSPLAGLIG; encoded by the coding sequence ATGACCCAGACAAACGACAAGCTCGTCATAGCAGGACGCGAATTCGACTCCCGCCTCATGGTCGGCACCGGAAAGTACGCCGACTTCCAGCAGATGGTGCGCGCCATCGAGGTCTCCGGGGCGCAGATCATCACCGTCGCTGTGAGAAGGGTCAACATCTCCGACCGCAGCAAGGAGTCGCTGCTCGACCACATCGACCTGAAGAAGTACACGCTGCTTCCCAACACCGCCGGCTGCTACACCGCCGAGGACGCCATCCGCACCTGCCGGCTGGCCCGCGAGGCGGGGCTTTCCGATTTCGTGAAGCTCGAGGTGCTCGGGGACGAGAAGACGCTCTACCCCAACAACGAGGAGCTCCTGAAGGCGGCCAAGGTGCTTCTGGCCGAAGGTTTCACCGTCCTCCCCTACACCAGCGACGACCCGATCATCTGCAAAAAGCTCGAGGACATGGGGTGCGCCGCCGTGATGCCTCTGGGGGCCCCGATCGGCAGCGGACTCGGCATCCGCAACCCCTACAACATCCAGATCATCCTGGAGACCGTCAAGGTACCGGTCATCGTGGACGCCGGCGTCGGGACCGCCTCCGACGCGGCCATCGCCATGGAGCTTGGCTGCGACGGGGTGCTCATGAACACCGCCATCGCCGGGGCGAAGGACCCGGTCGCCATGGCCGAGGCGATGAACTGCGCCGTGCGCGCGGGAAGACTCGCCTACCTCGCCGGACGCATCCCCAGGAAGCTCTACGCCAGCGCCTCGTCGCCACTGGCGGGGCTCATCGGGTGA
- the thiS gene encoding sulfur carrier protein ThiS has translation MNITTNGEAVSIDPLTVQEYLLSLGIDPRRVAVELNLEILPKAQYPTTHLKEGDTLEIVQFVGGGSLPASLPKAG, from the coding sequence GTGAACATCACCACCAACGGCGAAGCCGTATCCATCGATCCCCTTACCGTTCAAGAGTACCTCCTCTCCCTGGGCATCGACCCGCGCCGGGTCGCCGTCGAGCTGAACCTGGAGATCCTCCCCAAGGCACAGTACCCGACCACGCACCTCAAAGAGGGAGACACACTGGAGATCGTCCAGTTCGTGGGAGGGGGAAGCCTGCCGGCTTCCCTGCCCAAGGCAGGATAA
- a CDS encoding sensor histidine kinase — translation MRLNLISKLAIATSLVLLSTMALYAYLNFRSLQGLLLQEAISEADRISETILRATHNQMLRDDRPLFYKTIEEMGSQQGVERIRLINKTGRIIFSTDGAETGTLLQKDAKVCSVCHGGAHLLLTASSKHRSRRFFRAGGGELLGITNAIYNEESCYTASCHFHPESFKVLGILDVVVPLDRMYSVLDAYRNRSIALTLLVLTLTALCITLLTQKLVNRPVRELLEHTQMLSRGELDGLVHSFANDEMGELAESFNAMTLNLKRAREDLEGWGRDLEEMVQQRTYEVTQMQAQLIRSEKLASLGELVAGIAHEINNPLTGILVFSSLIQSNQKLDETLKNDIETVIRETKRCAGIVKGLLEFARCSTPQKELHCLNEISEAALTLIQHQILFQDITIIREYDEGLPLLLIDANQIEQVLVNMFVNAGHAMLGEGVLHIATGADPDQRQAYIAIHDNGCGIPQENLTKIFDPFFSTKANKGTGLGLSVSYGIVQEHGGHIDVVSEVGVGTSFTVTLPLPEQAATSPAHTSRQASLEESSSPPCA, via the coding sequence GTGCGTCTCAACCTGATTTCCAAACTCGCCATCGCCACCAGCCTGGTGCTCCTGAGCACCATGGCCCTGTACGCCTATCTGAATTTCCGCAGCCTCCAGGGCCTGCTTTTGCAGGAGGCCATCTCCGAGGCGGACCGCATCAGCGAAACCATCCTCCGCGCCACGCACAACCAGATGCTCAGGGACGACCGCCCCCTGTTCTACAAGACCATCGAGGAGATGGGGAGCCAGCAGGGGGTCGAGCGGATCAGGCTGATCAACAAGACCGGCCGCATCATCTTTTCCACCGACGGGGCCGAAACCGGGACGCTGCTCCAAAAGGACGCGAAGGTCTGCTCCGTCTGCCACGGGGGGGCGCATCTCCTTCTCACCGCCTCATCCAAGCACAGGAGCCGGCGCTTTTTCAGGGCCGGCGGCGGCGAACTTCTGGGTATCACCAACGCCATTTACAACGAGGAGAGCTGCTACACGGCGAGCTGCCACTTCCACCCGGAGAGCTTCAAGGTGCTGGGGATCCTGGACGTGGTGGTCCCGCTGGACCGGATGTACTCCGTTTTGGACGCCTATCGCAACCGCAGCATCGCCCTCACCCTGCTGGTTCTCACGCTCACCGCCCTCTGCATCACCCTACTGACCCAGAAGCTGGTGAACCGGCCGGTGCGCGAGCTTTTGGAACACACCCAGATGCTCTCGCGCGGCGAGCTGGACGGCCTGGTGCACAGCTTCGCCAACGACGAGATGGGGGAGTTGGCCGAATCCTTCAACGCGATGACCCTGAACCTGAAGAGGGCACGAGAGGACCTGGAGGGATGGGGGCGGGACCTCGAGGAGATGGTTCAGCAAAGGACCTACGAGGTGACCCAGATGCAGGCGCAGCTGATCCGGAGCGAAAAGCTCGCCTCCCTGGGGGAGCTCGTTGCGGGGATCGCCCACGAGATCAACAACCCGCTCACCGGGATCCTGGTCTTCTCCTCGCTGATCCAGAGCAACCAGAAGCTGGACGAGACGCTCAAAAACGACATCGAGACGGTGATCCGCGAGACCAAGCGCTGCGCGGGGATCGTGAAGGGGCTCCTGGAATTTGCCCGCTGCTCCACGCCGCAAAAGGAGCTCCACTGCCTGAACGAGATTTCGGAGGCCGCCCTCACCCTGATCCAGCACCAGATACTGTTCCAGGACATAACCATCATCAGGGAGTACGACGAGGGGCTCCCCCTGCTTTTAATCGACGCGAACCAGATCGAGCAGGTGCTGGTCAACATGTTCGTCAACGCCGGCCACGCCATGCTGGGCGAGGGGGTGCTGCACATAGCCACCGGCGCGGACCCGGACCAGCGGCAGGCGTACATCGCCATTCACGACAACGGCTGCGGCATCCCGCAGGAAAACCTCACCAAGATCTTCGACCCCTTCTTCTCCACCAAGGCGAACAAGGGGACCGGCCTCGGACTCTCGGTCTCCTATGGCATAGTCCAGGAGCACGGCGGCCACATCGACGTCGTAAGCGAGGTCGGGGTGGGAACGTCGTTCACGGTGACGCTCCCTCTCCCTGAGCAAGCAGCTACTTCCCCAGCCCATACTTCCCGGCAAGCTTCGCTCGAGGAAAGCTCCTCCCCCCCCTGCGCCTGA
- a CDS encoding IclR family transcriptional regulator produces MAKKEKSEYIIQAVSHALDLLEQFHDEVDELGVTELSKRLKLHKNNVFRLLATLESRNYIEQNKVTENYRLGLKTLELGQTFIKQMGLLRQSRPVLEALVKECNETTYVAILKEFHIVYLDVVETDLTVRVVPRVGARLPAYCTAAGKVQIAYMTDEELENYLPTKEMKRYTPKTVTDREELKKHLKVIAEQGYAIDDEEMDVGVKCVGAPIRDYTRRIIGAVSISGPSMRFTDERLEKELIPLVIRSGEEISQKLGYHK; encoded by the coding sequence ATGGCGAAAAAAGAGAAATCCGAGTATATCATCCAGGCCGTTTCGCACGCGCTCGACCTGCTGGAGCAGTTTCACGACGAGGTGGACGAGCTTGGCGTGACTGAGTTGAGCAAGAGGCTCAAGCTCCATAAAAACAACGTTTTCAGGCTTCTCGCCACCCTTGAGTCGAGAAACTACATCGAGCAGAACAAGGTTACCGAGAACTACCGGCTGGGGCTGAAGACCCTGGAGCTGGGCCAGACCTTCATCAAGCAGATGGGTCTTTTGAGGCAGTCCCGCCCGGTGCTCGAAGCGCTGGTGAAGGAGTGCAACGAGACCACCTACGTCGCGATCCTCAAGGAGTTCCACATCGTCTATCTTGACGTGGTGGAGACCGACCTGACCGTGAGGGTTGTCCCCAGGGTCGGCGCCCGCCTCCCCGCCTACTGCACTGCGGCCGGCAAGGTCCAGATCGCCTACATGACCGACGAGGAGCTGGAGAACTACCTCCCGACCAAGGAGATGAAGCGCTACACCCCGAAGACGGTCACCGACCGCGAGGAGCTGAAGAAGCACCTCAAGGTGATCGCTGAGCAGGGGTACGCCATAGACGACGAGGAGATGGATGTGGGGGTGAAATGCGTCGGCGCCCCGATCCGCGACTACACCCGCAGGATCATCGGCGCGGTGAGCATCTCCGGCCCCTCGATGCGCTTCACCGACGAGCGCCTGGAGAAGGAGCTGATCCCGCTGGTGATCCGCTCCGGCGAAGAGATCTCCCAGAAGCTCGGTTACCACAAATAA
- the coaE gene encoding dephospho-CoA kinase (Dephospho-CoA kinase (CoaE) performs the final step in coenzyme A biosynthesis.): MRVIGLTGGIASGKSSVAAIFERLGAQVIDADQLAREVVEPGESALAQIAESFGRGVLNPDGSLNRAALGEVVFADPAKRRLLESITHPAIRKRAEEKLARLKRAGVKTAFYVAPLLIEAGITSRVHEVWVVYLDHETQLARLMARDGLSREGALARIASQMPMEEKRRLGRVVIDNRGSREELEAEVLRLWREEILAAEGSHSDEPKS, translated from the coding sequence ATGCGCGTCATAGGGCTCACCGGGGGGATAGCCTCGGGGAAAAGCAGCGTGGCCGCCATCTTCGAGCGGCTCGGCGCACAGGTGATCGACGCGGACCAGCTGGCCAGGGAGGTGGTGGAACCCGGAGAGAGCGCACTGGCTCAGATAGCGGAGAGCTTCGGGCGGGGGGTCTTGAACCCGGACGGGAGCCTGAACCGCGCGGCGCTGGGGGAGGTGGTATTCGCGGACCCGGCGAAAAGACGCCTTTTGGAGTCGATCACCCACCCCGCCATCAGGAAGCGTGCCGAGGAGAAGCTGGCGCGGCTGAAAAGGGCGGGGGTGAAGACCGCCTTCTACGTGGCGCCGCTTCTGATCGAGGCGGGAATCACCTCGCGGGTGCATGAGGTCTGGGTGGTCTACCTCGACCACGAGACACAGCTGGCCCGGCTCATGGCACGTGACGGGCTCTCGCGCGAAGGGGCGCTGGCGCGCATAGCGTCGCAGATGCCTATGGAGGAGAAAAGGCGGCTGGGAAGGGTCGTAATCGACAACCGGGGGAGCAGGGAGGAGCTGGAGGCTGAGGTGCTGAGGCTTTGGCGCGAGGAGATATTGGCCGCGGAGGGATCCCACTCCGACGAGCCCAAGAGCTAA
- a CDS encoding DUF342 domain-containing protein yields MQSNHLEGTGITLKLNAEQKALIASFALVPNKGSLTEEQLREALVLEGYGELFVSQEALGQFLKKWEVAPMPFSLQIGERRDASFTVKVSDDLMQATMTIKPAYGGRRITLEEVEAELAAQGVVYGVLYDEIKHALEAGEASNLVVAAGTQPVPGEDTQFISLIPESTVQAPQLSENDTADYRNVGNIVSVSLGDPLLRRTHPTMGIPGMDLHGTEIPTTDGVDYPFAENLTGIACDLTDCDLLIAAISGHPMLVTRGVIVDPVYKVKRVDLSTGNLHFKGSLEIEGDVLEGMEVSATHDITVGGIVEAARIKAGGNIVVNGGVIGHGKAAQGKVENLKDMAQLDAEGSVWVQFAENTIINAGGEIVVKELAMQSELTSGTSITVGEKGARKGHIIGGICRAVSLVHAQVIGSHAGVPTVIEVGVDPALNKKLEIVQDALAEKGRLIEELAKTLAYVRDNPGSMEPGLLALKQRIYVKYEGDIAELVSEEKRLQKRMEINAQAKVVVERDVFLGAQIRIGSTALQIEEDLMNPTFALGEEGIIYS; encoded by the coding sequence ATGCAGAGCAACCATCTAGAAGGGACGGGTATCACACTCAAGTTGAACGCCGAGCAAAAAGCGCTCATCGCGTCGTTCGCACTCGTACCGAACAAGGGGAGCCTCACCGAGGAGCAACTGCGCGAAGCGCTGGTCCTGGAAGGGTACGGGGAACTCTTTGTCTCTCAGGAGGCGCTCGGGCAGTTCCTGAAGAAGTGGGAGGTGGCGCCCATGCCGTTCTCCCTGCAGATAGGCGAGCGGCGCGACGCCTCCTTCACCGTCAAGGTTTCCGATGACCTGATGCAGGCAACCATGACCATCAAGCCCGCCTACGGCGGCCGCCGGATCACGCTAGAGGAGGTGGAGGCGGAACTGGCTGCCCAAGGGGTGGTCTACGGCGTCCTCTACGACGAGATCAAGCACGCCTTGGAGGCCGGGGAGGCATCGAACCTCGTCGTCGCGGCGGGAACCCAACCTGTGCCGGGCGAGGACACCCAGTTCATCTCGCTGATACCCGAGTCGACCGTCCAGGCGCCGCAGCTCTCCGAAAACGACACAGCCGACTACCGCAACGTTGGGAACATCGTGAGCGTGAGCCTTGGGGATCCGCTTTTGCGCCGCACCCACCCCACCATGGGAATCCCGGGGATGGACCTGCACGGCACAGAGATCCCCACCACAGACGGGGTCGACTACCCCTTCGCCGAAAACCTCACCGGGATCGCCTGCGATCTCACCGACTGCGACCTGCTGATCGCCGCCATCTCCGGCCATCCCATGCTCGTCACGCGCGGGGTTATCGTCGATCCGGTTTACAAGGTGAAGCGGGTGGACCTATCCACCGGCAACCTCCATTTCAAGGGATCCCTCGAGATCGAAGGGGACGTGCTGGAAGGGATGGAGGTGAGCGCCACCCACGACATCACGGTCGGGGGGATCGTGGAAGCGGCGCGGATCAAGGCCGGAGGGAACATCGTCGTCAACGGCGGGGTGATCGGCCACGGCAAGGCGGCGCAGGGAAAGGTGGAAAACCTCAAGGATATGGCGCAGCTCGACGCTGAAGGGTCGGTCTGGGTGCAGTTCGCCGAGAACACCATCATCAACGCCGGCGGCGAGATCGTGGTCAAGGAACTGGCGATGCAGAGCGAGCTCACCTCCGGGACCAGCATCACGGTCGGCGAAAAAGGGGCGCGCAAGGGGCACATCATCGGCGGGATCTGCCGTGCCGTGTCGCTGGTGCATGCCCAGGTGATCGGCTCCCACGCGGGGGTCCCCACCGTCATCGAGGTCGGGGTCGACCCGGCGCTGAACAAAAAGCTCGAGATCGTGCAGGACGCGCTCGCCGAGAAGGGGCGCCTCATCGAGGAACTGGCGAAGACCCTAGCCTACGTGCGGGACAACCCCGGGAGCATGGAGCCGGGCCTTCTGGCCTTGAAGCAGCGGATCTACGTCAAGTACGAGGGCGACATAGCCGAACTGGTGAGCGAGGAGAAAAGGCTGCAAAAGAGGATGGAGATCAACGCCCAGGCAAAGGTGGTGGTGGAGCGCGACGTGTTCCTGGGCGCACAGATCAGGATCGGCTCGACGGCGCTGCAGATCGAGGAGGACCTGATGAACCCGACCTTCGCCCTGGGAGAAGAAGGGATAATCTACTCATGA
- a CDS encoding FAD-dependent oxidoreductase: MAEVVFSSWGRNIVDNRKGGEAKEVSFKLPVSYDGERPLSAFIGWDGIILYNKDVDVPAMVAEYMKRVQTKYVCGKCTPGKKGTRVMMDALAAVVDGRGSEKDLDTILDLGEVLKHCKCTLCPSSSVPVIDAVTHFRDAFVNYIRGAKSLSKEFSYIEKYTAPCMDKCPAHIDIPAYIEAVKDYRFGDSLSTIRDSMPLPSVCGRVCPHPCETACRRKNVDESINIMVLKRSASDYEWQHGHLPPMVPKAKKSKKVAVVGAGPAGLAAAYYLALEGYPVTIYEALPIGGGMVAVGIPPYRQPRHLLQRDIDIISSLGVEIIYNTRIGKDITLDELRKKFDAVFLAPGAHRSKPMGVEGEDKGYKGFLTGGIDFLRNVYLGLPTGMGKKVFVVGGGNTAIDCVRVALREGAEESVLVYRRSRKEMPADVWEVDGADEEGVRFEFQVLPTRVVANDKNEVTGVELIRMAMGEPDASGRRRPEPVPGSEFIIECDTIIPAIGQDADLSFIPAEAGIDTTKWSTIVTKHIPLAGADGKPLKDGMGNDLSRTLITNCDGVFAGGDAEIGPLTVVACIGSGHRAANVIARYLEGKGVSLTDQERMEDILTYFGVYDKNEDVQWLDSASREHQAEVHGKERASYKNYCEVELGYANSQAVREAERCLRCYRVAMVAV; this comes from the coding sequence GTGGCAGAGGTTGTTTTTTCCAGCTGGGGCAGAAACATAGTTGATAACCGCAAGGGGGGCGAGGCCAAAGAGGTCAGCTTCAAGCTCCCGGTCAGCTACGACGGAGAGCGTCCGCTTTCGGCCTTCATCGGCTGGGACGGGATCATCCTGTACAACAAGGACGTCGACGTCCCCGCCATGGTCGCCGAGTACATGAAGCGGGTGCAGACCAAGTACGTCTGCGGCAAGTGCACCCCCGGGAAGAAGGGGACGCGGGTCATGATGGACGCCCTGGCGGCGGTCGTCGATGGGCGCGGCAGCGAGAAGGACCTGGACACCATCCTCGACCTGGGCGAGGTGCTCAAGCACTGCAAGTGCACCCTCTGCCCGAGCTCGTCGGTGCCGGTGATCGACGCCGTCACCCACTTCCGCGACGCCTTCGTCAACTACATCCGCGGCGCCAAGAGCCTCTCCAAGGAGTTCAGCTACATCGAGAAGTACACGGCGCCCTGCATGGACAAGTGCCCGGCCCACATCGACATCCCCGCCTACATCGAGGCGGTGAAGGATTACCGCTTCGGCGACTCTTTGTCCACCATCCGCGACTCCATGCCGCTTCCGTCCGTCTGCGGGCGCGTCTGCCCGCATCCCTGCGAGACTGCCTGCCGCAGGAAGAACGTCGACGAGTCGATCAACATCATGGTGCTTAAGCGCAGCGCCTCCGACTACGAATGGCAGCACGGCCACCTCCCCCCCATGGTCCCCAAGGCGAAGAAGTCCAAGAAGGTGGCCGTCGTGGGCGCCGGGCCTGCGGGCCTTGCCGCAGCCTACTACCTGGCGCTGGAAGGGTACCCGGTAACCATCTACGAGGCGCTTCCTATCGGCGGCGGCATGGTGGCGGTCGGCATTCCCCCCTACCGCCAGCCGCGCCACCTCTTGCAGCGCGACATCGACATCATCTCTTCGCTCGGCGTCGAGATCATCTACAACACCAGGATCGGCAAGGACATCACCCTCGACGAGCTGAGAAAGAAGTTCGACGCGGTCTTCCTCGCCCCGGGCGCGCACCGCTCGAAGCCGATGGGGGTCGAGGGGGAGGACAAGGGTTACAAGGGCTTCCTCACCGGCGGCATCGATTTCCTGAGAAACGTCTACCTGGGCCTTCCAACCGGCATGGGGAAGAAGGTCTTCGTGGTCGGCGGCGGCAACACGGCCATCGACTGCGTCAGGGTGGCGCTCAGGGAAGGGGCCGAGGAATCGGTCCTGGTCTACCGCCGCTCCAGGAAAGAGATGCCGGCGGACGTCTGGGAGGTCGACGGGGCGGACGAGGAAGGGGTGCGCTTCGAGTTCCAGGTGCTTCCGACCCGCGTGGTCGCCAACGACAAGAACGAGGTCACCGGGGTCGAGCTGATCAGGATGGCCATGGGCGAGCCTGACGCCTCCGGGCGCCGCCGTCCCGAGCCGGTACCGGGCTCCGAGTTCATCATCGAGTGTGACACCATCATCCCGGCCATCGGCCAGGATGCTGATCTCTCCTTCATCCCGGCCGAGGCGGGGATCGACACCACCAAGTGGAGCACCATAGTCACCAAGCACATCCCGCTGGCGGGGGCGGACGGCAAGCCCTTGAAGGACGGGATGGGGAACGACCTCTCCAGGACGCTGATCACCAACTGCGACGGCGTCTTCGCCGGGGGGGACGCCGAGATCGGCCCGCTCACCGTCGTCGCCTGCATCGGAAGCGGCCACCGCGCCGCCAACGTGATCGCCCGCTACCTCGAAGGAAAGGGGGTCTCACTCACCGACCAGGAGCGGATGGAGGACATCCTCACCTACTTCGGCGTCTACGACAAAAACGAGGACGTCCAGTGGCTGGACAGCGCCTCCCGCGAGCACCAGGCAGAGGTGCACGGCAAGGAGCGGGCGAGCTACAAGAACTACTGCGAAGTGGAGCTCGGCTACGCCAACAGCCAGGCGGTGCGCGAGGCGGAGCGCTGCCTGCGCTGCTACCGCGTCGCCATGGTGGCGGTCTGA